A region of Geobacillus sp. 46C-IIa DNA encodes the following proteins:
- a CDS encoding ferredoxin, whose product MATWDLRGMRHHLLICNGGTCLRHGGEEVTLAVREEIARLGLDDLVHTTRTRCNGRCQDACVMIVYPDGVWYRQMTSEKAKEVVRFHLQEGAPFWSWATYAYQHDRGLACLPGTGAAAGIRKGGK is encoded by the coding sequence ATGGCGACGTGGGATTTGCGGGGAATGAGGCATCATCTGTTGATTTGCAACGGCGGGACGTGCCTGCGCCATGGCGGGGAGGAAGTGACGCTGGCGGTGCGTGAAGAGATTGCCCGCCTTGGATTGGACGATCTTGTTCATACGACAAGAACGCGCTGCAACGGCCGCTGCCAGGACGCGTGCGTGATGATCGTTTACCCGGATGGCGTCTGGTATCGGCAGATGACGTCGGAGAAAGCGAAAGAGGTCGTGCGCTTCCATTTGCAGGAAGGAGCACCGTTTTGGTCATGGGCGACGTATGCATACCAGCATGACAGGGGGCTGGCCTGCCTGCCGGGAACGGGGGCAGCCGCCGGGATTCGAAAAGGAGGAAAGTAA
- a CDS encoding nicotinate phosphoribosyltransferase: protein MNEKYADDSLMLHTDLYQINMVETYWEDGMHERRAVFEVFFRKLPFGNGYAVFAGLERVIQFLQGFRFSDSDIDYLRNELGYRDDFLNYLRTLRFTGTVRSMREGEIVFANEPIMRIEAPLAEAQLIETAILNIINFQTLIATKASRIKHILGDEPALEFGSRRAQEMDAALWGARAAYIGGIEATSNVRAGKLFGIPVAGTHAHSMIQAYQDEYVAFHKYARRHKDCVFLVDTYDTLKSGVPNAIRVAKELGDQINFIGIRIDSGDLAYLSKEARKMLDEAGFPNAKIFASNDLDEDTILNLKSQGAKIDVWGIGTKLITAYDQPALGAVYKMVAIENEAGEMVDTIKISGNPEKVTTPGLKRVYRIVNKINHKAEGDYIALESENPQQEERLKMFHPVYTFISKFVTNFEARDLHETIFDNGKLVYTSPPLSDIQAYAKKSLRLFWEEYKRTLNPEQYPVDLSQACWDNKMENIRKVKEKLARPSANE from the coding sequence ATGAACGAAAAATATGCCGATGACAGTTTGATGCTCCATACGGACTTATATCAAATCAACATGGTCGAAACCTACTGGGAAGACGGGATGCATGAGCGCCGGGCCGTGTTTGAGGTGTTTTTTCGCAAGCTGCCGTTTGGCAACGGCTATGCCGTCTTTGCCGGACTTGAGCGCGTAATACAGTTTTTGCAGGGATTCCGTTTTTCCGACAGCGATATCGACTATTTGCGCAATGAGCTTGGCTACCGCGACGATTTCTTGAACTATTTGCGGACGCTTCGCTTTACCGGGACGGTTCGTTCGATGCGGGAAGGGGAAATCGTCTTTGCCAACGAGCCGATTATGCGCATTGAGGCGCCGCTTGCGGAGGCGCAGCTCATCGAAACGGCCATTTTAAACATCATCAATTTCCAGACGCTCATCGCCACGAAAGCGTCGCGCATTAAACATATCCTCGGGGACGAACCGGCTTTAGAGTTTGGCAGCCGGCGGGCGCAGGAGATGGACGCCGCCCTGTGGGGAGCGCGCGCGGCGTATATCGGCGGGATTGAAGCGACATCGAACGTGCGGGCCGGAAAGCTGTTTGGCATTCCGGTCGCCGGGACGCACGCTCATTCCATGATTCAAGCGTATCAGGACGAATACGTAGCATTTCATAAATATGCACGCCGCCATAAAGACTGCGTATTTCTTGTTGACACGTACGATACGTTGAAATCGGGGGTGCCGAACGCCATTCGCGTCGCCAAAGAGCTTGGTGATCAGATCAATTTTATCGGCATTCGCATCGACAGCGGCGATTTGGCCTATTTGTCAAAAGAAGCGCGGAAAATGCTTGATGAGGCTGGATTCCCGAACGCGAAAATTTTTGCTTCGAACGATTTGGATGAAGATACGATTTTAAACCTAAAATCGCAAGGGGCGAAAATCGATGTGTGGGGAATCGGCACGAAGCTGATCACGGCATACGACCAGCCGGCATTAGGCGCGGTGTATAAGATGGTGGCGATCGAAAACGAAGCCGGCGAGATGGTCGATACGATCAAAATTAGCGGCAACCCGGAGAAAGTGACGACGCCGGGGCTGAAGCGGGTGTACCGCATCGTCAATAAAATCAATCATAAAGCAGAAGGAGACTACATCGCCTTAGAAAGCGAGAACCCGCAGCAAGAAGAGCGGCTGAAAATGTTCCATCCGGTGTACACGTTCATCAGCAAATTCGTCACCAATTTTGAAGCGCGCGATTTGCATGAAACGATTTTTGACAACGGCAAACTCGTCTACACATCGCCGCCGCTTTCGGATATTCAGGCATACGCGAAGAAGAGTTTGCGCTTATTTTGGGAGGAGTACAAACGAACGCTCAACCCCGAGCAATATCCGGTCGATTTGAGCCAGGCATGCTGGGACAATAAGATGGAAAACATCCGCAAAGTGAAAGAAAAGCTTGCGCGCCCATCTGCAAACGAGTAA
- the rraA gene encoding ribonuclease E activity regulator RraA: protein MKTADLCDQFLDELQVCELAFQSYGGKRAFSGSIATVDVFEDNVLVREALETVPPGTVLVVDGKGSRRVALLGDRLAQIACERGLAGVIIHGCIRDSAEIGAMPIGVMAIGTCPVKSKKEGKGARDVVLEFGGVRWEPGAYVYADADGIVIARTNLSEKNG from the coding sequence GTGAAAACTGCTGATTTATGCGATCAATTTCTTGACGAGCTGCAAGTGTGCGAACTTGCCTTCCAATCGTACGGCGGAAAGCGGGCGTTTTCCGGATCGATTGCCACTGTTGACGTGTTTGAAGACAACGTTCTTGTCCGCGAAGCGCTCGAGACGGTGCCGCCGGGCACGGTGCTTGTTGTTGACGGAAAAGGGTCGCGCCGCGTCGCGCTATTAGGCGACCGATTGGCGCAAATCGCCTGCGAGAGAGGGCTCGCTGGCGTCATCATTCACGGCTGCATTCGCGATTCCGCAGAAATCGGCGCGATGCCGATTGGCGTGATGGCCATTGGCACTTGCCCGGTGAAAAGCAAAAAAGAGGGAAAAGGCGCCCGCGATGTCGTGCTTGAATTTGGCGGCGTCCGTTGGGAGCCAGGCGCGTATGTGTATGCGGATGCAGATGGCATTGTCATCGCGCGAACGAACTTGTCGGAAAAAAACGGTTGA
- a CDS encoding DNA topoisomerase III, whose amino-acid sequence MKVIIAEKPDQGATLASIFRTKKRQGYIEILPNDLFPDGAYMTWAIGHLFQLAPPERYRPEWKRWSLKALPIIPERFEYEVEKAKAKQFRIVKELLRKPEVTEIIHAGDAGREGELIVRNVIRLSGVHKPIKRLWLSSLTPKAIEEGFRRLLDERTTRPLYEEAYARACADWLVGMNASRAYSLLLKERGMNDVFSVGRVQTPTLALIVRREREIEQFRPEPFWEVVASFALGDKRYEGKWVDENGQTRLKDEAMAKQIAAFCRGKRAEVADVRTERKTFQPPLLFNLSTLQATANKLYRFSPKKTLDVLQSLYQKGIVSYPRSDSMHVTRGEAETFPAILQKLSSFSAYASYFPLPQPSILQNKRYVNEKKVTDHYAIIPTEQVIDPEKLSSDERKVYDLIVRRLIAAHYQAAIIDYTTVATLVDGRARFITKGRQVIEEGWRTVIRPHEEEKETVLPLLRQGEAGKVADVQVKEGKTEPPKRYTEGQLITLMKTAGKFLDDEALEKVLAKTEGLGTEATRAAIITMLKERKYIEVKNNLVYATDKAKVLIEALGGTILASPEMTAKWEQRLSEIGEGTASSAAFMEQVKKLAQKVVTDAIAAAPSWNFSGLDTASIQRTKTKKTVGEPLGRCPLCGGTVIDKGTLYGCDQYAKTKCSFTVSKRILGKSISAANMKKLLAQGKTNVIKGFKKGGKTFDAVLVWDENDKKLSFQFPKQ is encoded by the coding sequence ATGAAAGTCATTATCGCGGAAAAACCGGATCAAGGGGCGACGCTCGCCTCGATTTTCCGGACGAAAAAACGACAAGGCTATATCGAGATTTTACCAAACGACTTGTTTCCCGATGGAGCGTACATGACATGGGCGATCGGACACTTATTCCAGCTTGCTCCGCCTGAGCGGTACCGCCCGGAATGGAAGCGGTGGTCGCTGAAGGCGCTGCCGATCATTCCCGAACGGTTTGAATACGAAGTGGAAAAAGCGAAAGCGAAGCAGTTTCGCATTGTGAAAGAACTGCTGCGGAAGCCGGAAGTGACGGAAATCATTCACGCCGGCGACGCCGGGCGCGAAGGGGAGCTCATTGTGCGCAACGTGATCCGCCTGAGCGGCGTCCACAAACCGATCAAGCGGCTTTGGCTGTCGTCATTGACTCCGAAGGCCATCGAGGAAGGGTTTCGCCGTTTGCTTGACGAGCGGACGACGCGCCCGCTCTATGAAGAAGCGTACGCCCGCGCCTGCGCGGATTGGCTCGTCGGCATGAACGCCTCGCGCGCCTACAGCTTGTTGCTGAAGGAGCGCGGGATGAACGATGTGTTCTCCGTCGGGCGCGTGCAAACGCCGACATTGGCTCTCATTGTCCGGCGCGAGCGCGAAATTGAACAGTTTCGCCCTGAACCGTTTTGGGAAGTGGTCGCTTCGTTTGCCCTTGGCGACAAGCGCTACGAAGGAAAATGGGTGGATGAAAACGGCCAAACGCGCCTCAAGGACGAAGCGATGGCGAAACAGATCGCTGCCTTTTGCCGCGGGAAGCGGGCGGAAGTCGCCGACGTCCGCACGGAGCGGAAAACGTTCCAACCGCCGCTCTTGTTCAACTTATCGACGCTGCAGGCGACGGCAAACAAGCTGTACCGCTTTTCGCCGAAAAAAACGCTCGATGTGCTGCAGTCGCTCTATCAAAAAGGCATCGTCTCGTATCCGCGCTCTGATTCGATGCATGTGACTAGGGGAGAGGCGGAAACGTTCCCGGCCATTTTACAAAAGCTGTCGTCGTTTTCGGCGTACGCTTCGTATTTTCCGCTGCCGCAGCCCTCCATTTTACAGAATAAACGTTATGTAAACGAGAAGAAAGTGACTGACCATTACGCCATCATCCCGACCGAACAAGTCATTGACCCGGAAAAGCTGTCATCCGACGAGCGGAAAGTGTATGATTTGATCGTCCGCCGCTTGATTGCCGCCCACTACCAGGCGGCGATCATCGACTATACGACGGTTGCGACGTTGGTTGATGGACGGGCTCGTTTCATCACGAAAGGAAGACAAGTCATTGAGGAAGGATGGCGCACGGTTATTCGCCCGCATGAAGAGGAAAAGGAAACGGTGCTTCCATTGCTCCGTCAAGGAGAAGCGGGCAAAGTGGCGGACGTCCAAGTAAAGGAAGGAAAAACGGAGCCGCCGAAACGGTATACAGAAGGGCAGCTCATTACGCTCATGAAAACAGCTGGGAAGTTTTTAGACGACGAAGCGCTTGAAAAAGTGCTCGCCAAAACGGAAGGGCTCGGCACAGAGGCGACAAGGGCGGCGATCATTACGATGCTGAAAGAGCGGAAGTATATTGAGGTGAAAAACAACCTTGTGTATGCGACGGACAAGGCGAAAGTATTGATCGAGGCGCTCGGCGGCACGATTCTCGCCTCGCCGGAAATGACGGCGAAATGGGAGCAGCGCTTAAGCGAAATTGGCGAAGGAACGGCCTCCTCGGCTGCGTTTATGGAACAGGTGAAAAAGCTGGCGCAAAAAGTGGTCACCGATGCTATCGCCGCTGCGCCAAGCTGGAATTTCAGCGGGCTTGACACCGCTTCGATCCAGCGGACGAAAACGAAAAAAACGGTCGGTGAGCCGCTCGGGCGCTGCCCGCTTTGTGGCGGAACCGTCATCGACAAAGGAACGTTGTACGGCTGCGACCAGTATGCGAAAACAAAATGCTCGTTTACGGTCTCCAAACGCATTCTCGGCAAGTCGATTTCTGCGGCGAATATGAAAAAGCTGCTTGCACAAGGAAAAACGAATGTCATTAAAGGATTCAAAAAAGGCGGAAAAACGTTTGATGCTGTTCTTGTGTGGGATGAAAACGACAAGAAGCTGTCCTTTCAGTTTCCGAAACAGTGA
- a CDS encoding aldo/keto reductase family oxidoreductase has protein sequence MERVQLADHLSFSRVIHGCWRLADWGYSAGQLLSLIEFCLERGITTFDHADIYGNYTCESRFGDALALKPSLRGQIEIVTKCGIKLPSKYGMKSYDTSKDHIIASVEQSLRNFRTDYIDVLLIHRPDPFMNPEEVAEAFLKLKQDGKVRYFGVSNFKRSQWEMLQSYWPFPLVTNQIEASAYRLENFEDGTVDLCLEKRVPPMVWSPLAGGAVFSADDDRAVRLRAALEQVRQELGAETVDEVLYAWLFAHPARMMPIVGSGKRERIDRAVRALSLPLSREQWFAILQSSMGHDVP, from the coding sequence ATGGAACGAGTTCAATTAGCGGATCACTTGTCTTTTTCCCGCGTCATTCACGGCTGTTGGCGGCTCGCCGACTGGGGCTATTCGGCCGGGCAGCTGCTTTCACTGATTGAATTTTGCCTTGAGCGCGGCATCACCACGTTTGACCATGCCGATATTTATGGCAACTATACGTGCGAATCGCGCTTTGGCGATGCGCTCGCGTTAAAACCAAGCTTGCGCGGTCAAATCGAGATCGTGACGAAATGCGGCATTAAGCTGCCATCGAAGTACGGAATGAAGTCGTACGATACAAGCAAAGATCATATCATCGCTTCGGTCGAGCAGTCGCTGCGGAATTTCCGCACCGATTATATCGATGTGCTGCTGATTCACCGCCCGGATCCGTTCATGAACCCAGAGGAGGTAGCCGAGGCGTTTTTGAAGCTGAAACAGGATGGAAAAGTGCGCTATTTTGGCGTCTCGAACTTTAAACGTTCGCAATGGGAAATGTTGCAGTCGTATTGGCCGTTTCCTCTCGTGACCAACCAAATCGAAGCATCGGCGTACCGGCTCGAAAATTTTGAAGACGGCACAGTGGATCTTTGCCTTGAAAAGCGGGTTCCGCCGATGGTATGGTCGCCGCTTGCCGGTGGAGCGGTTTTTTCCGCTGACGATGACCGGGCGGTGCGGTTGCGCGCCGCCTTGGAACAAGTGCGGCAGGAACTTGGCGCCGAGACGGTCGATGAAGTGCTGTACGCGTGGCTGTTTGCTCATCCGGCGCGAATGATGCCGATTGTCGGCTCAGGGAAACGAGAACGCATCGACCGGGCGGTGCGGGCGTTGTCTTTGCCGCTTTCCCGTGAGCAATGGTTCGCCATTTTGCAAAGTTCGATGGGGCATGATGTGCCGTAA
- the pepF gene encoding oligoendopeptidase F, with amino-acid sequence MKRRLVSLFAMFLFVIPWPTSAAETAYEWNLADIYPSEAEWMRDYQAVNSALPKLAAFEGKLDDAKTIAKLFALNEQTARKLEKLSLYAHLKRDLNIEDNTAARLGAKVEALTAQYAAKTAFIEPELLALPERALKKLQNSEPLKPYRYYFTELREQKPHTLTKREERLLAKLSPALGEAENIYDHASRGDYEPPSVRMPDGKTVTLTDHNYAALLQHRDRRYRKAAFEAKAKSYEALEQTAAATLYASVKADELYADVRRYPSGLDAALAADDVPKEVFDNLITAVHHHLPALHRYIELRKQALGLDRVHSYDLYVPLAGETAESIPVETAKTLLLQGLRPLGDDYIEHVRRAFAERWLDVYPRPKKYTGGYNTGAYDTHPFILLNYNGSLDSVLTMAHELGHAMHSVYTNRTQPYHYSGHSIFTAEVASTANEWLMLDYLYKQAKTKEEKLRLLIEQIEQIRGTLYTQVMYSEFEQQIHDKVRQGGSLTADELNHLWLTLLKTYYGPAYAADPGAARGWLRIPHFYDAFYVYKYATSLAASYAIVSGIQTDKSGEAVKRYKQFLRSGTSDDPIRLLKRAGVDMTSPEPVERVLRHFAKLVDELDKQLQNQQPSP; translated from the coding sequence ATGAAGCGCCGGCTCGTTTCGCTGTTTGCGATGTTTCTTTTTGTCATCCCGTGGCCGACGTCAGCCGCCGAAACGGCATACGAATGGAATTTGGCCGATATTTATCCGTCCGAAGCGGAATGGATGCGCGACTATCAGGCGGTGAACAGCGCCTTGCCGAAACTGGCAGCCTTTGAAGGCAAACTCGACGATGCGAAAACGATCGCCAAGCTGTTCGCCCTAAACGAACAAACAGCCCGCAAGCTTGAAAAACTGTCCCTTTACGCTCATTTAAAACGCGACTTGAACATTGAAGACAACACAGCCGCCCGGCTTGGGGCGAAAGTGGAAGCGCTCACCGCCCAATATGCGGCAAAGACCGCATTTATCGAACCGGAGCTGCTCGCCCTTCCGGAGCGGGCGCTTAAGAAGCTGCAAAACAGCGAACCGCTCAAGCCGTATCGTTATTACTTCACCGAACTGCGCGAACAAAAGCCGCATACGCTCACAAAACGCGAGGAACGGCTGCTCGCCAAACTATCACCGGCTCTTGGCGAGGCGGAAAACATTTATGACCACGCTTCCCGCGGCGACTACGAGCCGCCGTCTGTCCGCATGCCGGACGGAAAAACAGTGACGCTGACGGACCATAACTATGCCGCCCTCCTTCAGCATCGCGACCGCCGTTACCGGAAAGCTGCGTTTGAAGCGAAAGCCAAAAGCTATGAGGCGCTCGAACAGACGGCGGCGGCGACGCTGTACGCATCCGTTAAAGCGGATGAGCTGTATGCCGACGTACGCCGCTACCCGTCCGGCCTAGACGCCGCGCTCGCTGCCGACGATGTGCCAAAGGAAGTGTTTGACAACTTGATCACCGCCGTCCATCACCACCTGCCGGCGCTTCATCGTTATATTGAACTGCGAAAACAAGCGCTCGGTCTCGACCGTGTCCATAGCTATGACTTATATGTGCCGCTCGCTGGCGAAACGGCGGAATCCATTCCGGTTGAGACGGCAAAAACACTCTTGTTGCAAGGACTTCGGCCGCTTGGTGACGACTATATCGAACATGTACGCCGCGCGTTTGCCGAACGGTGGCTTGATGTTTACCCGCGCCCGAAAAAATACACCGGCGGCTACAATACGGGGGCGTACGACACCCATCCGTTCATCTTGCTCAATTACAACGGTTCGCTTGACAGCGTGTTGACGATGGCCCATGAGCTTGGACACGCCATGCATTCTGTGTACACGAACCGCACACAGCCGTACCATTATTCCGGCCATTCGATTTTCACCGCGGAAGTGGCCTCCACCGCCAATGAATGGCTGATGCTTGATTACTTGTACAAGCAGGCGAAAACAAAAGAGGAAAAGCTTCGCCTGCTCATCGAACAAATCGAACAAATTCGCGGCACGCTGTACACGCAAGTCATGTATTCCGAATTTGAGCAGCAAATCCATGATAAAGTACGCCAAGGCGGCAGCCTGACGGCCGATGAGCTCAACCATCTCTGGCTTACATTGCTCAAAACGTATTACGGCCCGGCGTATGCCGCCGACCCGGGAGCCGCACGCGGCTGGCTGCGCATCCCCCATTTTTACGACGCATTTTATGTATACAAATATGCGACTTCCCTCGCCGCCTCGTACGCCATCGTCAGCGGCATCCAAACCGACAAAAGCGGCGAAGCGGTGAAGCGGTATAAACAGTTTTTGCGCTCCGGCACGTCAGACGACCCGATCCGCCTGCTCAAGCGAGCCGGCGTTGATATGACAAGCCCTGAACCGGTCGAGCGCGTCTTGCGCCATTTCGCCAAACTCGTTGACGAACTGGACAAGCAGCTGCAAAACCAACAACCATCACCGTGA
- a CDS encoding glycerophosphodiester phosphodiesterase family protein: MRRIWLYAGFLLWLPLGLASSAAPQPSVAREPIIIAHRGASGHAPEHTLASYRLAGRMHADYIEVDVRMTKDGKLIAMHDATLARTTNAETVYPHRSPWHVGDFSLAELKRLDAGSWFSKRFAGEPIPTLEDIMRTLEAERIDAPLYIELKQPGIEKAVVQLLQKHHDLQRGRIMFQSFHPESLQALRPLIPRGIPLIQLIGERETARIGPGELLGQVAVYADGIGLPLSLASKEWVDAAHSRGLIVHVYTVNDTRDLACLCSIGVDGLFTDYPDRPARIAACRSPFIIDPLLE; this comes from the coding sequence TTGCGACGAATATGGCTTTATGCCGGGTTCTTGCTATGGCTGCCGCTAGGCTTAGCCTCTTCGGCCGCTCCACAGCCGTCAGTCGCCCGTGAGCCGATCATTATCGCCCATCGCGGCGCTTCCGGGCATGCACCGGAGCATACGCTTGCCTCCTACCGGCTTGCGGGTCGCATGCACGCTGATTATATTGAGGTTGACGTGCGGATGACGAAAGACGGAAAGCTCATCGCCATGCATGATGCAACGCTCGCCCGGACGACGAATGCTGAAACCGTCTATCCTCACCGTTCTCCGTGGCACGTTGGCGATTTTTCGCTCGCCGAGCTGAAGCGGCTTGATGCCGGCTCGTGGTTTAGCAAGCGTTTTGCCGGCGAACCGATCCCGACCCTTGAGGACATCATGCGCACGCTAGAAGCAGAACGAATCGACGCCCCTTTGTATATTGAACTAAAGCAGCCCGGCATTGAAAAAGCGGTCGTACAGCTATTGCAAAAACATCATGATTTACAGCGCGGCCGCATCATGTTTCAATCGTTTCATCCCGAGAGTTTGCAGGCGCTAAGGCCACTCATCCCACGCGGCATTCCGCTTATTCAGCTGATTGGAGAACGCGAGACGGCCCGTATAGGCCCGGGCGAACTGCTAGGGCAGGTCGCCGTCTATGCCGATGGCATCGGCTTGCCGCTTTCGCTCGCCAGTAAAGAGTGGGTGGATGCCGCTCATAGCCGTGGGCTCATCGTGCATGTCTACACGGTTAACGACACACGCGATCTCGCGTGTCTATGCTCAATAGGCGTTGACGGCTTGTTCACCGATTATCCGGACCGCCCCGCCCGCATCGCTGCCTGCCGGTCCCCATTCATCATTGACCCGCTTCTGGAATGA